A window of the Danio aesculapii chromosome 10, fDanAes4.1, whole genome shotgun sequence genome harbors these coding sequences:
- the slc7a1a gene encoding high affinity cationic amino acid transporter 1 isoform X1 yields the protein MVLKKLLRFGKQLLRVKVVNCSEESRLSRCLNTFDLVALGVGSTLGAGVYVLAGAVARENAGPAIVLSFLIAALASVLAGLCYAEFGARVPKTGSAYLYSYVTVGELWAFITGWNLILSYVIGTSSVARAWSATFDELIGKHIEHFCRQYMSMNAPGVLAEYPDMFSVFIILTLTGLLAFGVKESAMVNKVFTCINILVLLFMVVSGLVKGTLKNWHLDPDEILNATNSTLNATQPLPSEEMLGEGGFMPFGFTGVLSGAATCFYAFVGFDCIATTGEEVKNPQRAIPIGIVSSLLICFVAYFGVSAALTMMMPYYMLDKNSPLPVAFKYVGWEGATYAVAVGSLCALSTSLLGAMFPMPRVLWAMADDGLLFKFMAGISERTKTPIKATIMSGFLAAIMAFLFDLKDLVDLMSIGTLLAYTLVAACVLVLRYQPEQFSQTYHIANTHEDMEMSETISTPSMGILPGVEERFSFKNLLFPDITEPSNLSGFIVNICASLLGLLILSFSLLAVRGGTASWNIITLAVLFGLCVIVTFIIWRQPESKTKLSFKVPCLPFIPVVSMFVNVYLMMQLDRGTWIRFAIWMSIGLVIYFGYGIWHSTEAALAHSSMDEELSVYKPACGLNRDSVTPEKEAFLCNGHGSQVDDDGDI from the exons ATGGTTTTGAAAAAGCTTCTGCGTTTCGGGAAACAGCTGCTGAGAGTGAAAGTTGTAAACTGCTCGGAGGAATCGCGACTGTCCCGATGTCTGAACACTTTTGACCTGGTGGCTCTTGGTGTGGGCAGTACATTAGGAGCAGGGGTTTATGTCCTGGCCGGAGCCGTGGCTCGAGAAAACGCCGGACCGGCCATTGTGCTGTCTTTTCTCATCGCGGCTCTGGCTTCAGTGCTTGCTGGTCTCTGTTATGCGGAGTTTGGAGCCAGAGTACCCAAAACAGGATCAGCGTACCTGTACAGCTACGTGACTGTAGGAGAGCTGTGGGCCTTTATAACTGGCTGGAACCTGATACTTTCATATGTTATAG GGACCTCAAGTGTTGCCCGAGCTTGGAGTGCCACATTTGATGAGCTGATTGGAAAACATATTGAGCATTTCTGTCGCCAGTACATGTCCATGAATGCGCCGGGCGTCCTGGCGGAGTATCCAGATATGTTTTCTGTTTTCATCATCCTCACACTCACAG GCCTGCTGGCCTTTGGGGTGAAGGAATCAGCCATGGTCAATAAAGTGTTCACCTGCATCAACATCCTGGTGCTGCTGTTCATGGTCGTCTCTGGACTGGTCAAAGGGACCCTGAAGAACTGGCACCTGGACCCTGATGAGATCCTCAACGCAACCAACTCCACCCTTAA TGCCACGCAGCCGCTGCCATCAGAAGAGATGCTGGGTGAAGGTGGCTTCATGCCTTTCGGCTTCACAGGGGTTTTATCAGGAGCGGCGACCTGCTTTTACGCCTTCGTTGGCTTCGACTGCATTGCAACTACAG GTGAAGAGGTAAAAAACCCTCAACGAGCCATTCCCATTGGGATCGTCTCCTCGCTCCTCATCTGCTTTGTGGCATATTTTGGTGTATCAGCCGCGCTCACCATGATGATGCCCTATTACATGCTGGATAAGAACAGTCCTCTTCCTGTGGCGTTTAAATATGTTGGTTGGGAAGGAGCTACATATGCTGTGGCGGTGGGGTCTCTCTGCGCCCTGTCCACCAG CCTGCTTGGCGCCATGTTCCCCATGCCCCGTGTCCTGTGGGCCATGGCTGACGATGGCCTGCTCTTCAAATTCATGGCTGGGATCAGCGAGAGAACAAAAACACCCATAAAAGCCACTATAATGTCCGGCTTTCTTGCAG CAATCATGGCTTTCCTGTTTGACCTGAAGGACTTGGTTGATCTGATGTCTATAGGGACTCTTCTGGCTTACACACTGGTTGCTGCCTGCGTTCTAGTACTCAG GTACCAGCCGGAGCagttttctcaaacatatcacaTAGCCAACACACATGAAGACATGGAAATGAGTGAAACCATAAGCACACCCAGCATGGGGATCCTGCCCGGTGTAGAGGAGCGTTTCAGCTTCAAAAACCTGCTCTTTCCAGACATCACCGAACCCTCCAACCTGTCTGGATTCATCGTTAACATCTGCGCCAGTCTCCTTG gtctGCTGATTCTCAGCTTCAGTCTGTTGGCGGTTCGGGGAGGAACAGCAAGCTGGAATATCATTACTCTCGCTGTCCTGTTCGGCCTGTGCGTCATTGTCACATTCATCATCTGGAGGCAACCTGAGAGTAAAACCAAGCTCTCTTTTAAG GTTCCTTGCCTTCCCTTCATCCCGGTGGTGAGCATGTTTGTCAATGTCTACCTGATGATGCAACTGGACAGAGGCACCTGGATACGATTCGCCATCTGGATGTCTATAG GACTCGTAATCTACTTTGGCTATGGGATCTGGCACAGCACCGAAGCCGCTCTGGCCCATTCCAGTATGGACGAAGAGTTGAGTGTGTACAAACCCGCCTGCGGTCTCAACCGAGACAGCGTGACCCCGGAGAAAGAGGCTTTCCTCTGTAACGGCCACGGGTCACAGGTAGATGATGATGGAGATATCTAA
- the slc7a1a gene encoding high affinity cationic amino acid transporter 1 isoform X2, whose amino-acid sequence MVLKKLLRFGKQLLRVKVVNCSEESRLSRCLNTFDLVALGVGSTLGAGVYVLAGAVARENAGPAIVLSFLIAALASVLAGLCYAEFGARVPKTGSAYLYSYVTVGELWAFITGWNLILSYVIGTSSVARAWSATFDELIGKHIEHFCRQYMSMNAPGVLAEYPDMFSVFIILTLTGLLAFGVKESAMVNKVFTCINILVLLFMVVSGLVKGTLKNWHLDPDEILNATNSTLNATQPLPSEEMLGEGGFMPFGFTGVLSGAATCFYAFVGFDCIATTGEEVKNPQRAIPIGIVSSLLICFVAYFGVSAALTMMMPYYMLDKNSPLPVAFKYVGWEGATYAVAVGSLCALSTSLLGSLFPLPRIIFAMARDGLLFSFLARVSEKKTPVVSTLASGVTAAIMAFLFDLKDLVDLMSIGTLLAYTLVAACVLVLRYQPEQFSQTYHIANTHEDMEMSETISTPSMGILPGVEERFSFKNLLFPDITEPSNLSGFIVNICASLLGLLILSFSLLAVRGGTASWNIITLAVLFGLCVIVTFIIWRQPESKTKLSFKVPCLPFIPVVSMFVNVYLMMQLDRGTWIRFAIWMSIGLVIYFGYGIWHSTEAALAHSSMDEELSVYKPACGLNRDSVTPEKEAFLCNGHGSQVDDDGDI is encoded by the exons ATGGTTTTGAAAAAGCTTCTGCGTTTCGGGAAACAGCTGCTGAGAGTGAAAGTTGTAAACTGCTCGGAGGAATCGCGACTGTCCCGATGTCTGAACACTTTTGACCTGGTGGCTCTTGGTGTGGGCAGTACATTAGGAGCAGGGGTTTATGTCCTGGCCGGAGCCGTGGCTCGAGAAAACGCCGGACCGGCCATTGTGCTGTCTTTTCTCATCGCGGCTCTGGCTTCAGTGCTTGCTGGTCTCTGTTATGCGGAGTTTGGAGCCAGAGTACCCAAAACAGGATCAGCGTACCTGTACAGCTACGTGACTGTAGGAGAGCTGTGGGCCTTTATAACTGGCTGGAACCTGATACTTTCATATGTTATAG GGACCTCAAGTGTTGCCCGAGCTTGGAGTGCCACATTTGATGAGCTGATTGGAAAACATATTGAGCATTTCTGTCGCCAGTACATGTCCATGAATGCGCCGGGCGTCCTGGCGGAGTATCCAGATATGTTTTCTGTTTTCATCATCCTCACACTCACAG GCCTGCTGGCCTTTGGGGTGAAGGAATCAGCCATGGTCAATAAAGTGTTCACCTGCATCAACATCCTGGTGCTGCTGTTCATGGTCGTCTCTGGACTGGTCAAAGGGACCCTGAAGAACTGGCACCTGGACCCTGATGAGATCCTCAACGCAACCAACTCCACCCTTAA TGCCACGCAGCCGCTGCCATCAGAAGAGATGCTGGGTGAAGGTGGCTTCATGCCTTTCGGCTTCACAGGGGTTTTATCAGGAGCGGCGACCTGCTTTTACGCCTTCGTTGGCTTCGACTGCATTGCAACTACAG GTGAAGAGGTAAAAAACCCTCAACGAGCCATTCCCATTGGGATCGTCTCCTCGCTCCTCATCTGCTTTGTGGCATATTTTGGTGTATCAGCCGCGCTCACCATGATGATGCCCTATTACATGCTGGATAAGAACAGTCCTCTTCCTGTGGCGTTTAAATATGTTGGTTGGGAAGGAGCTACATATGCTGTGGCGGTGGGGTCTCTCTGCGCCCTGTCCACCAG TCTCTTGGGGTCCTTGTTCCCCCTCCCAcgtattatctttgccatggccCGGGATGGTCTGCTCTTCTCGTTTCTGGCTCGGGTGAGCGAGAAGAAGACGCCCGTCGTGTCCACTCTGGCCTCCGGGGTCACTGCTG CAATCATGGCTTTCCTGTTTGACCTGAAGGACTTGGTTGATCTGATGTCTATAGGGACTCTTCTGGCTTACACACTGGTTGCTGCCTGCGTTCTAGTACTCAG GTACCAGCCGGAGCagttttctcaaacatatcacaTAGCCAACACACATGAAGACATGGAAATGAGTGAAACCATAAGCACACCCAGCATGGGGATCCTGCCCGGTGTAGAGGAGCGTTTCAGCTTCAAAAACCTGCTCTTTCCAGACATCACCGAACCCTCCAACCTGTCTGGATTCATCGTTAACATCTGCGCCAGTCTCCTTG gtctGCTGATTCTCAGCTTCAGTCTGTTGGCGGTTCGGGGAGGAACAGCAAGCTGGAATATCATTACTCTCGCTGTCCTGTTCGGCCTGTGCGTCATTGTCACATTCATCATCTGGAGGCAACCTGAGAGTAAAACCAAGCTCTCTTTTAAG GTTCCTTGCCTTCCCTTCATCCCGGTGGTGAGCATGTTTGTCAATGTCTACCTGATGATGCAACTGGACAGAGGCACCTGGATACGATTCGCCATCTGGATGTCTATAG GACTCGTAATCTACTTTGGCTATGGGATCTGGCACAGCACCGAAGCCGCTCTGGCCCATTCCAGTATGGACGAAGAGTTGAGTGTGTACAAACCCGCCTGCGGTCTCAACCGAGACAGCGTGACCCCGGAGAAAGAGGCTTTCCTCTGTAACGGCCACGGGTCACAGGTAGATGATGATGGAGATATCTAA